Sequence from the Corallococcus sp. EGB genome:
CGTGGAGACGGGCGGCTCCATCTCCCACGCTTTCCTGTCCCCGGATGGGACTCGCCTGCTGCTCGTGGCGAGCGTGGGCCGTGTGCTGCTCTGGGATCTGGAGCGGCGCTGGCTCGTCTGGAGGAAGGAAGAACCGTGGCAGGTCCATGGCTGTGCGCTCTCTCCCGATGGCGCGTTCGCCGCCGTGGGGGCCGCCGAGGACCTGCAGAACGCCGCCACCCGTGCGTTCGTCCGCCTCTGGGACGCGCGGACTGGACTGCGCATCGCGACCCGAGCCTTCAACGCGCGGCGGACCTGGGCCGTGTCCTTCACTCCGTCCGGGGAGCATCTGGTCGCCGCGACGTCCTCGGGGGAATTGCTGTTCCTGACACTGCCCGCACTGGACGTCGCGCGGAGCCTCAAGGCCCCCGCGTCGTTCGCGCTGCATCTGGAGTTCAACCCGTCAGGCTCACTGCTGGCGGCCAGCCCTGACACGAGCGCGTTCGCCATCATTGACGTTCGCGACGGTCAGCATGTCTTTGGCTAC
This genomic interval carries:
- a CDS encoding WD40 repeat domain-containing protein: MLTPSPPLDPATARHLSLLRTLGEPELSPSSRWQWLAWDASSRYLLSVQKQGGVSLRWWDLHAETHQPYAAKSIPGCVAAWFLPDSQRLLSVTVRGTLQTWSVSDGQLLSTVETGGSISHAFLSPDGTRLLLVASVGRVLLWDLERRWLVWRKEEPWQVHGCALSPDGAFAAVGAAEDLQNAATRAFVRLWDARTGLRIATRAFNARRTWAVSFTPSGEHLVAATSSGELLFLTLPALDVARSLKAPASFALHLEFNPSGSLLAASPDTSAFAIIDVRDGQHVFGYSDLDDQQGSTANFSPDGRFVSWGMDDGKVGIWGVKPRS